CGGCCATTTTCATCCAGTTTGCGGGCCCCGCCTTGCGCGATAAGATCTTTGCGGGAATGATCCGTGCCCTTGCCCCCGGAGGATTGCTGCTGCTGCACGGCTATACTCCGGCGCAACTTGCCCATAACACGGGCGGTCCGCGCATTCTCGAAAACCTCTACACTGCCGATTTACTGGCCGACCGTTTCAACGGTCTAGAGATCCTCCACCTTGCGGAATATGAGTCCGAGCTCTCTGAAGGCAGCAGGCATGTCGGGAAATCTGCCCTGATCGACTTCGTGGCCCGCAAGCCACTGTGATCAAGCCGACCCTCCAGACCCCTGAACGTCCGCACAATCGAAATACGAGGAACCGAATGGCATACACTCAGAAATTTCAGGCACTTGCCGATGCAGCGCAAAGCCGTGTCGCTGGTGTGGCGCCCGAAGAGGTCGACGGGCTTTTGAAAGCGGGAGCTGTCGTCCTCGATATCCGCGACAAGGAAGAGCATGACGCCGGGCAT
This portion of the Neotabrizicola shimadae genome encodes:
- a CDS encoding class I SAM-dependent methyltransferase, yielding MWNERYNTPGYLFGTEPAAFLRREAYRLAAGQTALCVADGEGRNSVFLAAQGLAVTAMDASDVAVGKARVLAKSRAATVDFHVADIASWDWGAGAYDVVAAIFIQFAGPALRDKIFAGMIRALAPGGLLLLHGYTPAQLAHNTGGPRILENLYTADLLADRFNGLEILHLAEYESELSEGSRHVGKSALIDFVARKPL